DNA from Elusimicrobiota bacterium:
CCAAAAAAGAGAAGAGGCTGAAGATCTTGGTCTTGAATTTGGGGCTGGGAAAACAATTTTTTATAAAACAAACCCCCAATCAATTATTTCCGGGAAAATACCTGCAGAGCTCACTGAATTAGTAATAAAACCTGGCAGGGAAGCAATTAATAATACCAGAAACCCGCTTGATCGTTCGCCTTTAAAAAGAAAATATATAGCGGTATCCGGCAACCTTGGTAAAGATGTGGATTTCATCTTAGAATCAGGGCTTAATGCTGTCTCAATAGAAAGTATGCCTGAAGAAACAAATAAAGAAAATTTGAAAACGCTTTTCAATAAAGTTGAATTTAACGGCACAAACATAACTGTTTATTGGGCAGCCTATAAAACCAAAAATAACAAAATATTGATAAAACTTTTTTACGATGCTCCTCTTGACCAAAGGATACCCGCCAGGATAGTTGACGAAATTAATAAAAATCCCGTAATACAGCACCAACTGCACATGCCCGATAAAATCGCAGTTTATATAACTGATTCCTACAGTTACGGCGAAGAAATTTCGGATATTTTAATCAATGTTTTAACGGTTGTTAAAAACCCTTTAGAAGAAAGCTCGGTGGTCAAAAATAGCAAATTTTGGGACCTGGAAACCAATAAACTGAACCTTTATGAAATATCGGATCTTTATACCAGATTGGCAGAAAGACTGCGTGTTACAAATGCCGCAAAAATACCGGCTTGCTTAGTTACCGTACGAAATATCGTTTCGTTAAATATTGAAAGCATTAGAAAGTTTAAGGGACTTGGTTTTGACACCATCGTTTTGGATACCCAAATTACAGGCGCCGAAGCGCCTAACAAAGATTTAAGAAAAAGTGTTTTTGAATGGATTAAATCCTGCGACATGATGGCTATAGCAAAAATTAGTTATGTTGAAGGCGAAGATATTTTTAAGAAAATAGATGATGTTATTTCTGCCGGCTGCGACGGCATAAGGCTGGATCTGCAGGAATTAGGAACCAATATTGAAAAAATAAAAGAGGTTTTGGCCCGCGCGACAAAATCAAGGCCGAATATTCACATCGGGGTTATTTTCTCAAAAGACCTCGGCGATGATAAGGTTGACGCGATAATTAATAATTACAAAAATGTTTTGGCCGCTCAAATATTTTCCGTAATTGATATTGAGCAAGGAAAAAAACCGAGACGGGGCTCCTGGCTGATAGTAAACGATTCTTTGACCGAAGAAGATGTTGACTACACAATTGACGCCTCTAAACAAAAAGCGCAAGGGCTGCTTATTGAATCTGCTCAGAAAGCGAATGTTATAGACATAAGCGAGGATTTTCTTGGCCAGCTTCAAGGAGAAGAGACATTATTTGAACTGTCAAACTTCTTAACTCAAATATTTGATGCGGTTAAAAACGCAAACTCTAGATACCAGTACAGCTTAGGATTTAACAACGCCTTAACAAAAAAAGGTGAAGAAATATTTGCCGACAGCAATAGAAAAGAAATGCTTTTAATCGCCAAAGAATACCGCACAAATGAATATCTTAAGGATTCAAATTTTGTTTCCAGGCTTTTAAAATGCATGGAGAATATGGGCGTTGCTTGCCGCGCTGAAAAAATATTGGCAGATTATAAGGACAAAGGATACGATTTGAATAACAAAACAGATTCTTTCAAAAAAGCCGAAGAAAAAGCTGCGGTTTCTTACCTTATCGGCCATATTATGGGAAAAATAAAAGTTCTAGCTGAAAAATACTTATCAACGCCGTTTGATAAAGAGGATAAGAATGCCCTTTTTATAGAAGCAGTGACAGGGATTTTAATATTTAGCACGGATATTCCTGAAGAAAACTCCATTTCTGCCATATATGGAACAGTGATGAAAAACAATAACAATTTGGAAACGCGCGTCCTGAAAAGAGAAATAGCGAGCACTATTACAAAGCTTGAGCGGATGAGAAAAGATAGAAATATTTCTTCTTTAAAATTCTATTCCGAGATGGATACAGCCATTAAAGCTCTCGCTGATGAATTAAAGTCTCCTTCTATTGAAAAGGGATCGCCTAGTTACATGCTCGTCCTTTCAGGAATACTAAAACTACTTGACGCTTTTGCCGAAAGAAAAATTTCTTTCCTTGACGCTTTAGAAAAAACCACCAAAACTATCCTTCCCGAAGCCATAAAAGCCATCCAAATGGCAAGCTAGTACGAGAATTCTTTTCCGGGATCGGTCCCGGAACGGAATTCGGACTATCGCAGCGGAAGCTGGCAACCTTTCTTTCCAAACCCGGTTAATCACTTCGACAGCTCGATAGCTCGACTGCACTCGCTACTCACTGCTCAGTGCCGAACCGGGTTTGATGGGCGGCTATTTTCTTCCGATTAGACCCCGCCAAAGGGAATAATGGATTGCTTCGTCACTATGTTCCTCGCAAAGACACCCTAAAAACACTTTTTCAGTAATCTTCCGGAACGGTCGTTTTTGCTTGTTATAATTTTCCTAAATTTATAGAATCATTTTATCCTGTGGAAAGTTTAAAAAAAATAATTAAAGAAATCGGCCTTTAATGACCCCCGACTATTGATTCATTTATTTTAAATATTGTTTTGTTTTTTTATCTACGAACTATGAACTCTGAACTAATCACTTCTTTTTTATGAAATATTCTCTTGATGATACTATTGCAGCAATTTCTACGCCTCAAGGAATTGGGGGAATAGGAATAGTCCGGTTAAGCGGAATAAAATCTATTGAAATCGCGGAAACTATTTTTAAATCCACTTTTCATAAAACACTTCTTGATCTTCCTACACACACAACACACCACGGATGGATAAAAACAAACAGCGAATTTATAGACGAGGTTATGGTTACCATTCTTAAAAAACCTCATTCTTATACCGGCGAAGATACGATAGAAATTTCTGCCCACGGCGGGCCGGTTGTTTTGGGAAAAATATTAGACCTTTGCATTGAAAAAGGCGCAAGGCCTGCAGAAAAGGGGGAATTTACTTTTCGGGCATTTATAAAAGGGAAAATGGATCTTGCAAAAGCCGAATCAGTCGCTGAGCTGATATGCTCAAAAACCGAATCTGCGGCTAAAGCATCCGCTAATCAGCTTAAAGGAATTCTTTCAAAAAAAGTTGAAGCCTGGCGGAAAAAGTTAGTTGAAATACTTTCTAAAGTTGAGGCCGCTTTAGACCATACAGAAGAAAACATTCAATTTATTCAAAAAGATGAACTTAAAAACACCCTTTCTCTTCTTTTGGAAGAAGTTTCAGATATCTTAAAAACTGCCGACAAGGGTAAACTCCTGCGGGACGGATTAAAAATTTCAATAATAGGAAAGCCTAATTCCGGGAAATCTTCCCTGTTAAACGCTCTTCTTGAACGCGAAAGAGCCATCGTAACCGATATTCCCGGCACGACCCGAGATATTTTGGAAGAATCTCTTGAACTGAAAGGAATTCCTCTGGTTATAGTTGATACCGCAGGAATTCGAGCACATGCTCAGGATATAGTTGAAAAAATCGGCCAAGAAAAAACTAAAGAAGCTGCGCTTTCGTCAGATATAATCCTTTTTATTTTAGACTCTTCTGTTTCATTTTCAGACGAAGATAAGCAAATAGCCGATTTACTGACGGATAACTCGCTGATTGAAAAAACCATTTTTGTTTGGAATAAAACAGACTTGCCGCTTAAAATTAATAGTGAAGAAATTTTAAAACTTTTGCCGAATAAACTGCCAAATGTTCGCCCCGTTAGAGAAAACGAGCGCTTCACGAATAAAAATGGCGGCATTGCATTTTCTTCTAACAGCATGATTTCAATCCAGCAACGGGAATCTGCGACCTTCTCTAACGGGGTAAAAATTTCTGCTGTCAAAAGAACAGGCCTTGATTCCTTGGAAGACGCGATTGTTTCTTTCGCGCATTTAGAAAAAGAGCAAAAAAATACTCCACTGCTAATAACCTTGCGGCATAAAAATGTTTTAGAAAGGGCTTCTAAAGATTTAAAAGAGGCGCTTGAAGCATCCCAAAGAAACGAAAGCGAAGAATTTATTGCCTTCCATATAAGGAATTCTCTCAATATTCTTGGCGAAATTACCGGAGAAACCGTAACGGAAGAAATTCTAGACAATATTTTCTCAAAATTCTGTATAGGAAAGTGAGGCAGTGTTAAGGGGTAAGGAAAACCAGCAGTAAGTGGTAAGACGCTTCGCTCTAAGGATTAGGTTAAAGACGCAAAAAAGATTTTGCAGTTAACTTATCACTTATCACTTAAAGCTGTTCAAAAAACTTACTTCTTACCGCTTATCCCTTACCGCTGATATAAAATGAGACGGAAATTCGGACAAAACTTTCTTGTTGACAAAAATATAGCCAGAAAAATCGTCGATTCTGCCGAACTTTCTTTGAATGATACCGTTATTGAAATCGGGCCGGGGAAAGGAATTCTAACGGAAGTTATAGCGCCTCGAGTAAAAGAGCTTATCGCGGTTGAAATAGATAGAAAGCTTTCAGAAAACCTTAAAACAAAATATTCTTCATACCCTAACACAAAAATCATTAATGAAAATTTTCTGAGTTTTGCCTTGCCCAAGGGCGCTCATTTTAAAATTGTGGCAAACCTTCCTTACAATATTGCAACCGCTATACTTCAAAAAATTCTTCCTTCTCCTTTCTGGGATACTGCCGTAGTTATGGTTCAAAAAGAGGTCGGGGAAAGAATTGCCGCAAAGCCCGGAGGCAAAATTTACGGGGCGTTTTCAATTTTTTGCCAGTATTTTGCTCAAATAAAAATTCTTTTCAAAGTTGGCCCGAAATGTTTCCTGCCTTCACCTAGAGTTGATTCGGTTGTGCTTTCGCTTTCTAATATTTTTCCTAAGAATATAAATAGCGGCCTTTTCAGGCTAGTTAATCTTTGTTTCCAGCAAAGAAGAAAGATTATTTTGAACTCTTTATCAAACGGTTTCGATATACGAAAAGAAGAAATTTTGAAAATTTTGCAGGAAATTAATATTGATCCGAATATAAGGCCCGAATATCTCGATTTAAAAAGTTTTGAGGGCTTGACTTATGCTTTTAAAAAATATAATATTCTGAAGTAGTGGATTTTAAAGAAAGATAAAATATAGCAAAAGAATAACACTAAATACATAAAAAAGATGTTGGGGATAACTTATCCACAGCTGTGGATATTTTTGGTGATACTATGAATAAAAATGTTGAAGAAGTATGGTCTTCGGTTGTGGAAAACTTGAGGAAAACCATGGTTGAAGATTCTTTCAACCTCTGGATTCAGCCGCTTAAGGCGGTTTCTTTTACTGACAGCAAGTTAAGAATTCAGGTTCCAAACAAATATTTTTCCGATTGGATAAAGACTCACCAGCAGGAAACCATAGAAAAAATCATAAAAGAATTCACGAACGAAGATATAAAACTTGATTTTGAGGAAATGCAGGATCTTACCTCTATTTTAAAAAGAGTGGAAGACATTGAAGAACCCGCAGTTCCTGCGCCGACGGTTACAATTACGCACGAACAGCAGTTCAGCTCTAAATATACCTTTGACCGTTTTGTGGTCGGCCCTTCAAACCGGTTTGCTCACGGTTCTTGCGAGGCCGTTGCAAAAGCGCCCGGGAAACAGTTCAACCCTTTATTTATATACGGCGGAGTGGGGCTTGGCAAAACTCACCTTTTGCATGCGATAGGAAACTTCATAAGAAAAAACAGCCCGGCGCTGCGTGTCATGTATGTTACAAGCGAAAAATTTATCAATGAGTTCATAGATTCCTTAAGGTATGAAAAGCCCGCGACTTTCAGAAATAAATACAGAAATGTTGACTGCCTTTTAATTGACGATATACAGTTTCTGATTGAAAAACAAAGATCCCAGGAAGAATTTTTTTACACATTCAACACTTTATACGATTCGCGCAAACAAATTGTAATTACTTCAGACCGCTCTCCTAAAGAACTTCCAAATCTTGAGCCCCGTTTAATTTCCCGTTTTGAATGGGGTGTTGTTGCCGATATTATGGCGCCGG
Protein-coding regions in this window:
- the mnmE gene encoding tRNA uridine-5-carboxymethylaminomethyl(34) synthesis GTPase MnmE; this encodes MKYSLDDTIAAISTPQGIGGIGIVRLSGIKSIEIAETIFKSTFHKTLLDLPTHTTHHGWIKTNSEFIDEVMVTILKKPHSYTGEDTIEISAHGGPVVLGKILDLCIEKGARPAEKGEFTFRAFIKGKMDLAKAESVAELICSKTESAAKASANQLKGILSKKVEAWRKKLVEILSKVEAALDHTEENIQFIQKDELKNTLSLLLEEVSDILKTADKGKLLRDGLKISIIGKPNSGKSSLLNALLERERAIVTDIPGTTRDILEESLELKGIPLVIVDTAGIRAHAQDIVEKIGQEKTKEAALSSDIILFILDSSVSFSDEDKQIADLLTDNSLIEKTIFVWNKTDLPLKINSEEILKLLPNKLPNVRPVRENERFTNKNGGIAFSSNSMISIQQRESATFSNGVKISAVKRTGLDSLEDAIVSFAHLEKEQKNTPLLITLRHKNVLERASKDLKEALEASQRNESEEFIAFHIRNSLNILGEITGETVTEEILDNIFSKFCIGK
- the rsmA gene encoding 16S rRNA (adenine(1518)-N(6)/adenine(1519)-N(6))-dimethyltransferase RsmA — translated: MRRKFGQNFLVDKNIARKIVDSAELSLNDTVIEIGPGKGILTEVIAPRVKELIAVEIDRKLSENLKTKYSSYPNTKIINENFLSFALPKGAHFKIVANLPYNIATAILQKILPSPFWDTAVVMVQKEVGERIAAKPGGKIYGAFSIFCQYFAQIKILFKVGPKCFLPSPRVDSVVLSLSNIFPKNINSGLFRLVNLCFQQRRKIILNSLSNGFDIRKEEILKILQEINIDPNIRPEYLDLKSFEGLTYAFKKYNILK
- the dnaA gene encoding chromosomal replication initiator protein DnaA; its protein translation is MNKNVEEVWSSVVENLRKTMVEDSFNLWIQPLKAVSFTDSKLRIQVPNKYFSDWIKTHQQETIEKIIKEFTNEDIKLDFEEMQDLTSILKRVEDIEEPAVPAPTVTITHEQQFSSKYTFDRFVVGPSNRFAHGSCEAVAKAPGKQFNPLFIYGGVGLGKTHLLHAIGNFIRKNSPALRVMYVTSEKFINEFIDSLRYEKPATFRNKYRNVDCLLIDDIQFLIEKQRSQEEFFYTFNTLYDSRKQIVITSDRSPKELPNLEPRLISRFEWGVVADIMAPDLETRIAILRKKAEEEHLYIPDDVILYIATHVKSNIRELEGSLLRITAFSAFTGTPLTVDSVQKILKDIVSPPEDAAPITIDKIQHVVAKHFNLDLKDMKSKRRTDAVAFPRQIAMYLARTLTDEFSTNDIGEAFGGKDHTTVMHACNKIKAKMSTDPYFVAKINQISKEIREGKE